The following proteins come from a genomic window of Halorussus halophilus:
- a CDS encoding alpha/beta fold hydrolase codes for MKTLERLRKWLRERLPQSREGSPEWLRERVPDQFQNPLSNPLWDSGEVAGHPYVGVNTTESEDGASDSERRHRHPPLVVVPGLNDPLARAGEHWWFDALLVAFCRRFAEDRSVYAISRPPRLPKKLTTREMATDYADVLDTIAPDEPVDLLGLSMGGFVVQHLAADSPERVNRAVLGLAAHALADRGTALVRRWQRYADTGRWLAIELEAADLVATGTVRRLGRLGARGHVELSDGPRAPADFRVSAEACLDHDGWARLPEMTVPTLVVGGTADPFFDAEQFRSTAARLPDGSLSLLEGVGHEAVVSDHEVFDDSIRRFLAQ; via the coding sequence GTGAAGACACTCGAACGCCTGCGCAAGTGGTTGCGAGAGCGGTTGCCCCAATCACGGGAGGGGTCGCCGGAGTGGCTACGAGAGCGAGTACCGGACCAGTTCCAGAACCCACTGTCGAATCCGCTCTGGGACTCCGGCGAAGTCGCAGGCCACCCCTACGTCGGAGTCAATACGACCGAGAGTGAGGACGGCGCGAGCGACAGCGAGCGCCGTCACCGACACCCACCGCTCGTCGTCGTGCCCGGGTTGAACGACCCCCTCGCTCGTGCAGGCGAACACTGGTGGTTCGACGCGCTCCTCGTGGCGTTCTGCCGCCGATTCGCCGAAGACCGTTCGGTGTACGCTATCAGCCGACCGCCCAGATTACCGAAAAAGCTGACGACGCGCGAGATGGCCACAGACTACGCCGACGTCCTCGATACGATTGCCCCAGACGAACCAGTAGACCTCCTCGGCCTCTCGATGGGTGGCTTCGTCGTCCAGCACCTCGCGGCCGACTCTCCCGAGCGCGTCAATCGCGCCGTCCTCGGCCTCGCCGCGCACGCGCTGGCCGACCGCGGCACGGCGCTCGTCCGGCGGTGGCAACGCTACGCAGACACCGGCCGGTGGCTGGCTATCGAGTTGGAAGCCGCCGACCTCGTGGCGACCGGCACCGTGCGCCGACTCGGCCGACTCGGCGCTCGCGGACACGTCGAACTCTCCGACGGTCCTCGTGCGCCAGCGGACTTTCGCGTCTCCGCAGAGGCCTGCCTCGACCACGACGGATGGGCACGACTGCCCGAGATGACAGTTCCGACGCTCGTCGTCGGCGGGACGGCCGACCCCTTCTTCGACGCCGAACAGTTCCGTAGCACCGCGGCACGACTCCCCGACGGGTCGCTCTCGCTCTTAGAGGGCGTCGGTCACGAAGCGGTCGTCAGCGACCACGAGGTTTTCGACGACTCGATTCGACGATTCCTCGCGCAGTAG
- a CDS encoding SDR family NAD(P)-dependent oxidoreductase, with protein MTERAIVVGASSGIGAALARELADEGYEVGLVARRLDRLETLGEQLSTKSYVAKIDVTETEPAMERLGKLIDAMGGVDLVVLNAGVGLANEALDWEPERQTIDVNVRGFAAMANVAVHHFEERGAGHLVGVSSVAAAFGNGAVPAYSASKAFVSNYLDGLRYRAGRLDADIAVTDVRPGYVDTEMATNEGRFWEVSADVAARGILRAIRKKQRHAYVPRRWRAVALLLDAMPDVVFRRMFD; from the coding sequence ATGACCGAACGCGCAATCGTGGTCGGTGCCTCGTCGGGCATCGGCGCGGCGCTGGCCCGCGAACTCGCAGACGAAGGCTACGAAGTCGGACTCGTCGCGCGACGACTGGACCGTCTAGAGACGCTCGGCGAGCAACTCTCGACGAAGAGCTACGTCGCCAAAATCGACGTGACCGAGACCGAACCGGCGATGGAGCGCCTCGGAAAACTCATCGACGCGATGGGCGGCGTAGACCTCGTCGTCCTCAACGCCGGAGTCGGCCTCGCAAACGAAGCCCTCGACTGGGAACCGGAACGCCAGACTATCGACGTGAACGTTCGCGGATTCGCCGCGATGGCGAACGTCGCCGTCCACCACTTCGAGGAACGCGGCGCAGGCCACCTCGTCGGCGTCTCGTCAGTCGCGGCGGCGTTCGGCAACGGCGCGGTCCCAGCCTACAGCGCGTCGAAGGCGTTCGTCTCGAACTATCTCGACGGACTGCGCTATCGGGCGGGCCGACTCGACGCCGACATAGCCGTTACCGACGTGCGACCGGGCTACGTGGACACCGAGATGGCGACCAACGAAGGCCGGTTCTGGGAAGTGTCGGCCGACGTTGCGGCACGCGGAATTCTGCGGGCGATTCGGAAGAAGCAACGCCACGCCTACGTTCCCCGGCGGTGGCGAGCGGTCGCGTTGCTATTGGATGCGATGCCAGACGTAGTCTTTCGGCGGATGTTCGACTGA
- a CDS encoding enoyl-CoA hydratase/isomerase family protein produces the protein MHVTDDDGVRTITFDRPEVMNAFTTETAEELADELAKVSPDDHDAVVLTGDGDAFSAGGDIQSMAQREENTAEAYERVTETFGRVVEEALSARVPIVAKVNGDAVGAGLALAAVSDFAYAVEDATFGCAFVRVGLIPDTGGTFLLPRLVGLRTAKQLAFTGEFFGAREAAEMDLVNEAVPADELDETVEDLLDTLRKRPTTTIGLAKRAIHQNMGKGWREAADYENVVQSQAYDTPEHAEGVDAFLEGRDPDFN, from the coding sequence ATGCACGTCACCGACGACGACGGCGTTCGGACGATTACGTTCGACCGCCCCGAAGTGATGAACGCCTTCACGACCGAGACGGCAGAAGAGTTGGCCGACGAACTGGCCAAGGTAAGTCCCGACGACCACGACGCGGTCGTATTGACAGGCGACGGCGACGCCTTCAGCGCGGGCGGCGACATCCAGTCGATGGCCCAGCGCGAGGAGAACACCGCCGAAGCCTACGAGCGAGTGACCGAGACGTTCGGCCGCGTCGTCGAAGAAGCACTCTCCGCGCGCGTTCCAATCGTCGCCAAGGTCAACGGCGACGCCGTCGGCGCGGGACTCGCGCTCGCGGCGGTCAGCGACTTCGCATACGCCGTCGAGGACGCGACGTTCGGGTGTGCGTTCGTCCGCGTCGGCCTGATTCCGGACACGGGCGGCACCTTCCTCCTGCCCAGACTCGTCGGCCTTCGGACTGCGAAGCAACTAGCGTTCACTGGCGAGTTCTTCGGTGCCCGCGAAGCCGCCGAGATGGACTTGGTCAACGAGGCAGTTCCCGCCGACGAGTTAGACGAGACGGTCGAAGACCTGCTCGACACGCTCCGGAAGCGCCCGACAACGACTATCGGCCTCGCAAAGCGCGCTATCCACCAGAACATGGGTAAGGGTTGGCGCGAGGCGGCCGACTACGAGAACGTCGTCCAATCGCAAGCGTACGACACGCCCGAACACGCGGAGGGCGTCGATGCATTTCTGGAAGGACGGGACCCCGACTTCAACTGA
- a CDS encoding PaaI family thioesterase — protein sequence MDPEKFFEEMPFADLLGVEVTEVEDGHAEGRIEMREELSWNADRMMAHGGVTFTLADTVGGAALVSLADQPVPTIDMRIDYLEAGTGDLNAEADVVRYGGDVGVVDVDVFAEDGTKVADARGVYKTG from the coding sequence ATGGACCCGGAGAAGTTCTTCGAGGAGATGCCGTTCGCCGACTTGCTCGGCGTCGAGGTAACGGAAGTCGAAGACGGCCACGCGGAGGGCCGAATCGAGATGCGCGAGGAACTGTCGTGGAACGCCGACCGGATGATGGCCCACGGCGGCGTCACCTTCACGCTCGCCGATACCGTCGGCGGCGCGGCACTCGTCTCGCTGGCCGACCAGCCAGTTCCCACCATCGACATGCGAATCGACTATCTGGAAGCCGGAACCGGCGACCTCAACGCCGAGGCCGACGTAGTCCGGTACGGCGGCGACGTGGGCGTCGTAGACGTTGACGTGTTCGCCGAAGACGGCACCAAAGTCGCGGACGCCCGTGGCGTCTACAAAACCGGATAG
- a CDS encoding bifunctional metallophosphatase/5'-nucleotidase, giving the protein MRLLHYSDVENAYDRPERIGRLAGLLQSERDDSTVVVGTGDNVGPGVLAMETDGRQSLDFFRAVEPTVETLGNHDFDFELEATRRVVAESPQTWVSANIEDGEEVAPDTTSTAIVERDGETVGFVGVTDPGSSVPDSLTVSDPKLAVREATAELREAGVDWVVALAHVGDEQLERLTETDVDVILAGHIHREQRERSDGTLVVRPGANGRIVWEVELGEQISATRHEVPDAPLDESVAEQLRERMEQTGLAEVVGRAPEPLPRDREQNFAGETRIKNFVADAYLWATDADLSFFDTGMLREGDPFVGEMTVADLRGLAPFEAHLRTASVSGGTLRELIDQSIATDERAARHDTEVMWWGHFAGLTLVWDRDEKEIREIRIGGDPLDSEATYTLATTGYVLIADEFPALSWDDRESSWGVQYDALVEYAREVGVVAELDGRIVVES; this is encoded by the coding sequence ATGCGACTACTGCACTACTCCGACGTAGAGAACGCCTACGACCGCCCGGAGCGCATCGGCCGCTTGGCTGGTCTTCTCCAGTCCGAGCGCGACGACAGTACCGTCGTCGTCGGAACCGGCGACAACGTCGGGCCGGGCGTGCTGGCGATGGAGACCGACGGCCGCCAGTCGTTGGACTTCTTCCGTGCCGTCGAACCGACTGTCGAGACGCTCGGCAACCACGACTTCGACTTCGAGTTGGAAGCGACGCGCCGGGTTGTCGCGGAGTCGCCCCAGACGTGGGTCAGCGCAAATATCGAGGATGGCGAGGAAGTAGCTCCTGACACAACCTCTACCGCCATCGTCGAGCGCGACGGAGAAACCGTCGGCTTCGTCGGCGTGACCGACCCAGGTTCGTCGGTTCCGGACTCACTCACCGTCTCGGACCCCAAACTGGCAGTTCGAGAAGCCACAGCGGAACTCCGTGAGGCGGGCGTTGACTGGGTCGTCGCGCTGGCACACGTCGGCGACGAACAGTTAGAAAGGCTCACCGAAACCGACGTAGACGTGATTTTGGCGGGGCACATCCACAGAGAGCAACGCGAGCGAAGCGACGGCACGCTCGTCGTCCGACCCGGCGCGAACGGCCGAATCGTCTGGGAAGTGGAATTAGGCGAGCAGATATCGGCCACGCGTCACGAAGTCCCCGACGCGCCGCTGGACGAGTCGGTCGCCGAGCAGTTGCGCGAGCGAATGGAACAGACCGGTCTCGCGGAAGTCGTCGGGCGCGCCCCCGAACCGCTTCCCCGCGACCGTGAGCAGAACTTCGCCGGAGAGACCCGAATCAAGAACTTCGTCGCCGACGCCTATCTGTGGGCGACCGACGCCGACCTGAGCTTCTTCGACACCGGTATGCTCAGAGAAGGCGACCCGTTCGTTGGCGAGATGACAGTGGCTGATTTGCGAGGATTGGCACCGTTCGAGGCCCACCTCCGCACAGCGTCCGTCTCGGGCGGAACGCTTCGGGAACTCATCGACCAGTCTATCGCGACCGACGAGCGCGCCGCACGCCACGATACGGAGGTGATGTGGTGGGGTCATTTCGCGGGACTGACCCTCGTCTGGGACCGCGACGAAAAAGAGATACGAGAGATTCGCATCGGCGGCGACCCGCTCGACTCGGAAGCGACCTACACACTGGCGACGACTGGCTACGTTCTCATCGCCGACGAGTTCCCGGCACTGAGTTGGGACGACCGCGAATCGAGTTGGGGCGTCCAGTACGACGCGCTGGTCGAGTACGCGAGAGAGGTCGGCGTGGTTGCGGAGTTGGACGGGAGAATCGTGGTCGAATCGTAA
- a CDS encoding CPCC family cysteine-rich protein → MSEGTDHRGFCPVCGYRTLPRYPRQTRFSVCDVCCWEDDLIQLENPLSGDGANPVSLREARENFREFGACHRELIASTREPTAEEGRDPNWPYER, encoded by the coding sequence ATGTCTGAAGGGACTGACCACCGTGGATTCTGTCCGGTTTGTGGGTATCGAACCTTGCCCCGGTATCCACGCCAAACGCGCTTTTCGGTCTGTGACGTTTGCTGCTGGGAAGATGATTTGATCCAACTCGAAAATCCCCTCTCAGGGGACGGTGCAAATCCGGTCTCACTTCGAGAAGCCAGAGAGAACTTTCGGGAGTTCGGAGCCTGTCACCGGGAATTGATAGCGTCCACGCGTGAACCGACCGCAGAGGAGGGCCGCGACCCGAATTGGCCGTACGAACGATAG
- a CDS encoding helix-turn-helix domain-containing protein: protein MIDECLVVEFSVTGDDCPLADATRKTNTTVDARPPQLRHDDNALLRFSASKGAEELAETLDTDDRIRYLHTSSTDSRTNFRCLSKHPCVVHELTDAGFMAETLQYREGVERHTGAVVGHDVLQGVLAAAAETVGVSLERVFPLGSEDDEAVAQRWDVTPAQESALRKALDMGYFAVPKKVTASEVAEELGISKSAFLERLRRGQAVLFEQVFG, encoded by the coding sequence ATGATAGACGAATGCCTCGTCGTCGAGTTCAGCGTCACCGGAGACGACTGCCCGCTCGCAGACGCCACCAGAAAAACAAACACCACCGTAGACGCACGCCCCCCACAACTTCGGCACGACGACAACGCCCTGCTCCGATTCAGCGCGAGCAAAGGAGCCGAAGAACTCGCCGAAACCCTCGACACAGACGACCGGATTCGGTACCTCCACACCTCCAGCACCGACAGTCGGACCAATTTCCGGTGTCTCTCGAAACACCCCTGCGTCGTCCACGAACTGACCGACGCTGGGTTCATGGCCGAGACGCTCCAGTACCGGGAAGGCGTCGAGCGCCACACCGGCGCGGTCGTCGGTCACGACGTGTTACAGGGCGTCCTCGCGGCGGCCGCCGAAACCGTCGGGGTCTCCCTCGAACGGGTCTTCCCACTCGGGAGCGAGGACGACGAGGCAGTGGCTCAGCGGTGGGACGTGACGCCTGCACAGGAGTCGGCGCTTCGGAAAGCACTGGACATGGGCTACTTCGCGGTGCCGAAGAAAGTGACTGCTTCGGAGGTTGCGGAGGAGTTGGGCATCAGCAAGTCAGCGTTTCTGGAACGCCTTCGTCGCGGGCAAGCAGTGCTGTTCGAGCAGGTGTTCGGGTAG
- the paaA gene encoding 1,2-phenylacetyl-CoA epoxidase subunit PaaA encodes MDIEQVKERAGPREFSPHDDMPEEYRKAATRMIQFHANSEIMGAYLERPFIRQAPSLDRKLAFSAKVQDEIGHGQLLYRAAESLGIKTREQMLDELANGEGKFLNCFHYPMESWAEVPMIAFFVDGAAMRRQATLKRTSWEPYAHAMDKVCFEEGFHVKHGEDIMRELATGSKKEQEMLQDAFEQWWPRIIQFFGPTNDKSTHHDFSAAVGLKTMTNDELRNAFFNAYVPKAKKYGLEIPEHPRFEENDDGTYEVVEEDLDWDEFFTIAKNDAPGSHEQIGKRERTQEAVEWVRESLDDWEAKGAGQTPQAAD; translated from the coding sequence ATGGATATCGAGCAAGTCAAAGAGCGCGCCGGACCGCGCGAATTCAGTCCGCACGACGACATGCCGGAGGAGTACCGGAAGGCGGCCACGCGGATGATTCAGTTCCACGCGAACAGCGAAATCATGGGCGCGTACCTCGAACGCCCGTTCATCCGACAGGCCCCGAGCCTCGACCGAAAGCTGGCGTTCTCCGCGAAGGTACAGGACGAAATCGGCCACGGGCAACTGCTCTACCGCGCCGCAGAGTCGCTCGGCATCAAGACCCGCGAGCAGATGCTGGACGAGTTGGCCAACGGCGAAGGCAAGTTCCTCAACTGCTTCCACTACCCGATGGAGTCGTGGGCGGAAGTGCCGATGATCGCCTTCTTCGTAGACGGCGCGGCGATGCGCCGCCAAGCCACGCTGAAGCGCACGAGTTGGGAACCCTACGCCCACGCCATGGACAAAGTATGCTTCGAGGAGGGCTTCCACGTCAAACACGGCGAGGACATCATGCGTGAGTTGGCGACCGGTTCGAAGAAAGAACAGGAGATGCTCCAGGACGCCTTCGAGCAGTGGTGGCCCCGCATCATCCAGTTCTTCGGTCCGACCAACGACAAGTCCACGCACCACGACTTCTCGGCGGCCGTGGGGCTGAAGACGATGACCAACGACGAACTGCGAAACGCGTTCTTCAACGCTTACGTCCCGAAGGCCAAGAAGTACGGACTCGAAATCCCGGAGCATCCCCGCTTCGAGGAGAACGACGACGGCACGTACGAAGTCGTCGAAGAAGACCTCGACTGGGACGAGTTCTTCACCATCGCCAAGAACGACGCACCGGGCAGTCACGAGCAGATCGGCAAGCGCGAGCGCACTCAAGAAGCGGTCGAGTGGGTCCGCGAGAGTTTGGACGACTGGGAAGCGAAAGGCGCGGGTCAGACCCCGCAGGCGGCTGACTAA
- the paaB gene encoding 1,2-phenylacetyl-CoA epoxidase subunit PaaB: MIWEVFRQEEAGKYHTHCGNVHAPDREMAKLFAQIQHGRRKPTNSIWVVPKDEIGEVDTEDAKFGGTTDKSYRWVMGYKDLDAAFAQEIADSESEQEADARTKAAQESDD; the protein is encoded by the coding sequence ATGATTTGGGAAGTGTTCCGACAGGAGGAAGCGGGCAAGTACCACACCCACTGCGGGAACGTCCACGCACCGGACCGCGAGATGGCAAAGCTGTTCGCCCAGATTCAGCACGGGCGGCGCAAGCCGACCAACAGCATCTGGGTCGTTCCGAAAGACGAAATCGGCGAAGTCGATACGGAAGACGCGAAGTTCGGCGGTACGACCGACAAGTCCTACCGCTGGGTCATGGGCTACAAGGACTTAGACGCCGCGTTCGCACAGGAGATTGCGGACTCCGAGAGTGAGCAGGAAGCAGACGCACGAACCAAGGCCGCACAGGAGAGTGACGACTGA
- the paaC gene encoding 1,2-phenylacetyl-CoA epoxidase subunit PaaC: MAVEQSQLGGPNELDEEEQEAVEYLLYRLADDELVIGERYTEWQVRAPTLESDLALANIAQDEYGHARLWYDLLEDFGYSEADLVFERDPADFRHASLVELPFESGDWADPIVRSYLYDMAEHLRLQALEDTSYPRIADRIGKVLGEEDYHREHAQNWMERLADDEESHAKLQDAVDRLLPAALTLFEGDDEMEERVADLGIRTESLDAMREQWLDTVIPFLRTLDLETPEGLREDYESFLPENLGRDGDHTDAWFDLYDDMTHTYRELGRTEAHKIMPDPDDAA, from the coding sequence ATGGCAGTCGAGCAATCACAGCTTGGTGGCCCGAACGAACTGGATGAAGAGGAACAGGAAGCGGTCGAGTACCTGCTCTACCGACTCGCCGACGACGAACTGGTCATCGGTGAGAGATACACCGAGTGGCAAGTTCGCGCACCCACGCTCGAATCCGACCTCGCGCTGGCGAACATCGCACAGGACGAGTACGGCCACGCACGACTCTGGTACGACCTGCTGGAGGACTTCGGCTACAGCGAGGCCGACCTCGTCTTCGAGCGCGACCCGGCGGACTTCCGCCACGCGAGCCTCGTCGAACTGCCCTTCGAGTCGGGTGACTGGGCCGACCCAATCGTCCGGTCGTACCTCTACGACATGGCCGAACACCTGCGATTGCAGGCACTCGAAGACACCTCCTACCCGCGCATCGCCGACCGCATCGGCAAGGTACTGGGCGAGGAGGACTACCACCGCGAACACGCCCAGAACTGGATGGAACGACTCGCCGACGACGAGGAGAGCCACGCCAAGCTGCAGGACGCCGTGGACCGCCTGCTCCCGGCCGCGTTGACGCTGTTCGAGGGCGACGACGAAATGGAAGAGCGAGTCGCGGACCTCGGAATCCGAACCGAATCGCTCGATGCGATGCGCGAACAGTGGCTCGACACCGTGATTCCGTTCCTGCGCACGCTCGACTTGGAGACGCCCGAGGGACTGCGTGAAGACTACGAGAGCTTCCTGCCCGAGAATCTCGGCCGGGACGGTGACCACACCGACGCGTGGTTCGACCTCTACGACGACATGACCCACACCTACCGCGAGTTGGGTCGCACCGAGGCGCACAAGATAATGCCCGACCCGGACGACGCGGCGTAA
- the paaD gene encoding 1,2-phenylacetyl-CoA epoxidase subunit PaaD — protein MDEPSACAYTDYSKAGKDPEDLPATGEGSSGVERRVWDALYDIDDPEMPVSIVNLGLIYGVEVDREGHADVEMTLTYTGCPARKMLTEEIEQAVADTEGVESVDLRLVWSPEWSIEMVTEQGKDDLREFGLSV, from the coding sequence ATGGACGAGCCGTCGGCCTGCGCGTACACCGACTACTCGAAAGCGGGGAAAGACCCCGAAGACCTCCCCGCGACTGGCGAGGGCTCGTCGGGCGTCGAGCGCCGCGTCTGGGACGCCCTCTACGACATCGACGACCCAGAGATGCCCGTCTCCATCGTGAACCTCGGGCTGATTTACGGCGTCGAAGTTGACCGAGAAGGCCACGCCGACGTGGAGATGACGCTCACCTACACTGGCTGTCCGGCCCGAAAGATGCTCACGGAAGAAATCGAGCAGGCAGTCGCCGACACCGAGGGCGTCGAGTCGGTGGACCTCCGACTCGTCTGGAGTCCCGAGTGGTCCATCGAGATGGTCACCGAACAGGGGAAAGACGACTTGCGAGAGTTCGGACTGAGCGTGTAA
- the paaE gene encoding 1,2-phenylacetyl-CoA epoxidase subunit PaaE, whose product MRRGSLDPSVDTTGEDSGAECPYCGSTETEREHPKGPSLCRSMHYCNACEQPFEKFE is encoded by the coding sequence ATGCGACGAGGAAGCTTAGACCCCAGCGTCGATACGACCGGTGAAGACAGCGGCGCTGAGTGCCCCTACTGCGGTTCGACCGAGACCGAACGCGAACACCCGAAAGGGCCGTCGCTCTGCCGGTCGATGCACTACTGCAACGCGTGTGAACAGCCGTTCGAGAAGTTCGAGTGA
- a CDS encoding methylated-DNA--[protein]-cysteine S-methyltransferase: protein MELSVFDQGLSIADSHVAESPEEVRGQVREYESGERDTFDLTITPLEGFSGDVMEAMAAIPYGETRTYGELADELDTAAVAVGQACSRNPVPLVVPCHRVVGANGALCGYSADGGLELKERLLQFEGALD from the coding sequence ATGGAACTCAGCGTCTTCGACCAAGGACTCTCGATAGCCGACTCGCACGTCGCGGAGTCACCCGAGGAAGTTCGCGGGCAAGTCCGTGAGTACGAAAGTGGGGAGCGCGACACGTTCGACCTGACGATTACGCCGCTGGAAGGATTCTCCGGCGACGTGATGGAGGCGATGGCGGCGATTCCGTACGGCGAGACCCGAACCTACGGCGAACTGGCCGACGAACTCGACACCGCTGCCGTCGCCGTCGGACAGGCCTGTAGCCGGAATCCCGTGCCGCTAGTCGTCCCCTGTCACCGCGTCGTCGGCGCAAACGGCGCGCTGTGTGGGTACTCGGCCGACGGCGGTCTCGAACTGAAAGAGCGATTGCTACAGTTCGAAGGCGCGCTCGACTGA
- a CDS encoding Hsp20/alpha crystallin family protein, whose product MLRRNKPPKRRRLPFRGPPDQAAIPVDVREVAEEYVVTADVPGIRKQDIDVKVKKNRVQIVVAPEERGEEGEQSRREGPFAQRAREQQPVSRTIRLPEWIDEKRTNAEYLDGALRITLPKREHRHRVEVE is encoded by the coding sequence ATGCTACGAAGAAACAAACCGCCGAAGCGACGCAGACTACCGTTCCGAGGACCACCAGACCAGGCCGCGATTCCAGTGGACGTGCGAGAGGTGGCGGAAGAGTACGTCGTCACTGCCGACGTGCCGGGGATCCGGAAGCAGGACATCGACGTCAAAGTGAAGAAGAATCGCGTGCAGATAGTCGTCGCGCCCGAGGAGCGAGGAGAGGAGGGAGAGCAGTCCCGCAGAGAAGGACCATTTGCCCAGCGGGCGCGCGAACAACAGCCGGTGAGTCGTACCATTCGCCTCCCGGAGTGGATCGACGAGAAGCGAACGAACGCGGAGTACCTCGACGGGGCGCTCCGGATTACCCTGCCGAAGCGCGAGCATCGCCATCGCGTGGAAGTGGAGTAG
- a CDS encoding NOP5/NOP56 family protein, whose protein sequence is MTEDRVADRDAGWFEGVAPDDTAAGAARIRDGSADAPDDWPRQAIESGFAADEGDYYAKLHAAAVEAAREAAAERERADDQQLVHAVRAMDDLAAEANELAERVAEWAGSRYPDAGTGIDYALELAERDPESPVDERLVSLAQRVADLDDESESMRAFLERETSEVAPNLSAMAGPILAARLVSLAGGLESLAKKPAGTVQVLGAEDSLFAHLRGHAPSPKHGVIFTHEYVRGTRPEKRGSAARTLSGKLAIAARVDYYSGERKPELDAELEARIDQIRSDSPDADTDDESPETRGDDE, encoded by the coding sequence ATGACCGAGGACCGAGTTGCAGACCGCGACGCGGGGTGGTTCGAAGGCGTCGCACCCGACGACACCGCCGCAGGCGCGGCCCGCATCCGGGACGGGAGCGCAGACGCCCCCGACGACTGGCCACGACAGGCCATCGAGTCCGGATTCGCGGCGGACGAGGGCGACTACTACGCGAAGCTTCACGCCGCGGCAGTCGAGGCCGCACGGGAGGCCGCGGCCGAGCGCGAACGCGCTGACGACCAGCAACTCGTCCACGCCGTGCGGGCGATGGACGACCTCGCGGCAGAGGCGAACGAACTCGCCGAGCGAGTCGCCGAGTGGGCCGGAAGCCGGTATCCCGACGCCGGAACCGGTATCGACTACGCGCTCGAACTCGCCGAACGCGACCCCGAGTCGCCGGTAGACGAGCGACTCGTCTCGCTGGCCCAGCGAGTCGCCGACCTCGACGACGAGAGCGAGTCGATGCGGGCGTTCCTCGAACGTGAGACGTCGGAAGTCGCGCCCAATCTGTCTGCGATGGCCGGGCCGATTCTGGCCGCTCGACTCGTCTCGCTCGCTGGCGGACTCGAATCACTGGCGAAGAAGCCTGCGGGAACGGTGCAGGTCTTGGGTGCGGAGGACTCGCTGTTCGCTCACTTGCGCGGCCACGCACCCTCGCCGAAGCACGGCGTCATCTTCACCCACGAGTACGTCCGCGGCACGCGACCGGAAAAGCGCGGGTCGGCCGCCCGAACGCTCTCGGGCAAACTGGCAATCGCCGCTCGCGTCGATTACTACTCCGGCGAGCGCAAGCCCGAACTGGACGCGGAACTCGAAGCCCGAATCGACCAGATTCGAAGTGACAGTCCCGACGCAGACACGGACGACGAATCCCCAGAAACTCGTGGTGACGACGAATGA
- a CDS encoding fibrillarin-like rRNA/tRNA 2'-O-methyltransferase encodes MTANEQSRLPAGVERRQFDGRDRLVTQGEPVYGEPTDEDWRLWDAGRSKLGAMVELGMETGLAGEDAVLYLGAASGTTVSHVADFAGPTYAVEFAPRPVRDLVGVAEGRPNLFPLLKDARKPDTYAHVVESNVDAIVQDVATRGQARVAIENREFLRDDGQGRLLVAIKARSEDVTRDPNSVFEESLDTLRAEYEILETERLDPYHDDHLGIVARPL; translated from the coding sequence ATGACAGCGAACGAACAGTCGAGACTTCCGGCGGGCGTCGAACGCCGCCAATTCGACGGCCGTGACCGACTTGTGACCCAGGGTGAACCGGTGTACGGCGAACCGACCGACGAGGACTGGCGACTCTGGGACGCCGGACGGTCGAAACTCGGCGCGATGGTCGAACTTGGCATGGAAACCGGACTCGCTGGGGAGGACGCAGTTCTCTATCTCGGCGCGGCAAGCGGCACGACGGTTTCACACGTCGCGGACTTCGCGGGACCGACCTACGCCGTCGAGTTCGCGCCGCGACCGGTTCGAGATTTGGTCGGCGTCGCAGAGGGCCGTCCGAATCTCTTCCCGCTCCTCAAGGACGCCCGAAAACCCGACACGTACGCCCACGTCGTGGAGTCGAACGTGGACGCAATCGTGCAGGACGTTGCGACTCGTGGGCAAGCGCGAGTCGCAATCGAGAATCGAGAATTCCTCCGTGACGATGGGCAGGGGCGCTTGCTGGTGGCCATCAAGGCCCGGAGCGAAGACGTGACTCGGGACCCCAATTCGGTGTTCGAAGAGTCGTTAGACACGCTTCGTGCGGAGTACGAGATACTGGAGACCGAGCGCCTCGACCCGTATCACGACGACCATCTCGGTATCGTCGCACGGCCGCTCTGA